aaactcctaataacatggagcacttgctcccacctagcaatgtcaagcctcctagaggcacatttccaatacataaaagagctgacccgctctcagttttccaagcctattaaaggcgtaccataccttacaatcacttgtcatcaaggcacaaattacaccactgaaacgggggtatcttgtacccaatctactgggccttagcagaacaggccccaaaatacaaaatgaatggaggcgtatacttgtactcctgaatgaaacttcttaaaacctaagaggcactaggccgatgaaacaggggctattaccaaactatggaggtgactcgtatacagaataaatttaacacactaaggaagagtagaaaaacggttacgaaaacgtagtctcctcaaatccaaaatgaaggggagcttgagagggaaaagcactctctatccccgatttaagtcaaagatatatgaagttttacaaaagcgacggaaaattacatttttgaagataggttacatagtaaaggtttcggaccttccccgcgggttaaactgctgagctagcaagaaataaagatgttaagcggccattaccttgttgaagaactgctgcttgaagaaagagtcgcttcccgcctcccgctatacgtccatacactaagttagatgttgatgatgtggccgagagacaagaaaatcagcagtttttatatccttgaggaaaattcgagacctttcatgaataaaacagccacacccacaggcttttattggctggctaaaagttacacatcaaaattgaagaagaaagacacgattggtcaaaaattaattacaaaaataattgattggctaacttcaaaattggcggaaagaaaagattaatattgccaactctcaaatgaaagaacaaaatttagttatcggaaaacttatgagtacaaaatatcttcaagaaaagttccttcacttcgcaccagggtgcatgatcatagttttctagtagagacatctataagagaatgtccacacttcttgatcaatggaaaacgaaacaagttgaactccacacagtactgacaactgcCTAAACACAAAAtgtactgtagtgacatcttctgagaaactaatgagttgatccagttattaaagttcagagtttctcctgtagaggagtactttaaggcggaaaattcaaatgtgcggcgtagaggtgtaccagccggtacaatcaGTATGAATCAATATAAGAACACAGCTCTCAACTTAAATGAGATAAATGAAAACAAAAGAACATAATTTAATAACGTAATATTTTATTCCGATTTTTGCAGTAAAAAGCTGGAacataagaactcacaattattacacCCGGTTTCAGTCCCCGCCCCCATTATTCCACACACCACCATTCTCCCGCAAGCggggagcaagtcagtcgagagctggactctgtagtcagagaacacgggtgatacaagcgtaacgtaagttaatttttcgttcttcataactttttctaaatattgttcctgttagtcaccattatacagataccagttgaaccacaccaaaggacaacaaaacattgaaacagaaagacctccagctcaagactgttttaacgatcaacatctCACAGGTTTTTTAaaactttcatcatgttttgtcaaaatactttttaactaacatttcgtTTTGTGtctttcctatgtttttaattcaatttacatatcttactgaggatgaccgAATGTCAGGTCGAAACATTTCTATTTATAtgtaaagtttcgtcttaattggatgtaTAAAATatgtagtattgactaggaggattgaaatagttttgtacaattttgtaataaGTTCAACCATCAtacggatttaacatgagattcatagtctttAATTAATAATATAAGTATTCTTCTATCCTGGTAACTGACTTTTGTGTAGGAACTAAACCATGTAAAGATAAAGTGAAAGACAGGAGATACtcggccgtgctgagtggctcagacggtttaggtgctggtcttctgaccccaacttggcaggttcaaatctggctcagcccagtggtatttcgaggtactcaaatacatagatttactgacacataaaagaactcctacaggactaaattccggcacctcaacatctccgaaaactgtaagagtagttagtgggacgtaaagcaaataacattattattattatttaggagatACCCTAGATCATACCAGGGTCAAGGGCAGTGAAATGTGATGAGCAGAGGCAGGTGATTTATTGAAGGCTTAATGCACATGTGCATTGAGTAGGCTTTTATTTTGTAGCAGATCTATCATTGAGGAATACAGATGCCCAgctgtaccaaatacagtagagataatacacgacagtctgcgagatatcgagggacagcgattagagcacTGTCTAgcagagtgacctggagttactgattctgtcataagagcacgtgtatctgtttgtgaagtttttggtgttatttatgcatttgcagTAAGTTAATGtaagtaaatagtagcatgtgtcattcctttatatctcctctcaacatgagtggaaaggtATGTGGTGTGTTTggttgcaataactatgaagtgcagaaggattcacagTCTTTCTTCAGTTTCTCTCGTGACACGAAAATGTAAGtatatattgtgtttgcatatatatccttccagtgacaaagagatttttatagtacttcctaaacttctgacctatgcaacccatattttaactggcttaaaatataataagcttattttattgtatagtgaagCAGTTAACCTTCGATactgatgtgttgtaggtgtgaactctaggttttgaaatgtcagagaagttAATTCGATAAGGTATACATGAAAGAAGGACATCATGCGTAAATAAGAATTATACGACCTGTTCAGATAATTTTCAGGTCAGTGACTTTACAAATCCCCAACTATACAGCAAAGGTTCAAAGATATAAGCTTCATTGTtgtttctgtattgaactgtgatcacagagatgagttatttataaggttcaacctattcaataccacatttatttaacatgggaacggtttcgacatttaaatatcattaatggttatgaatttcatgtttttggtccgtactgaactggaataatatataagtaataataataacaacgtaaacgtttccaccttttcaatactaaaatatattcacaaaattataaattacacggtactagtttcgacccatctaggggtcatcatcagccgtattggagcaaagatcacttttcttaggatttcgccaaaagtgatctttgctccaatacggctgatgatgacccctagatgggtcgaaactagtaccgtgtaatttataatttcgtgaatatattttagtattgaaaaggtggaaacgtttacattgttattattattacttatatattatttaaatatcatCATCAGTCATAAACATATCACgaaacaaatgagcaaggacataataatcaaaactggTGTAGTGACACATAGAAATTGTACATTCCAAGATTAAGAGAAGGTTTTGAAGTGTTATCAAATCACAAATGTCTTTATACGCCCATTCATTTGTTTTGTGATTTGTTTATGGACGATGATGatatttaaatgtcgaaaccggtcccatgttaaataaatgttgtaaataacatctatacaacacgtaattggaattgaataggttgaaccttataaataactcgtCTCTGTATACAGCAAAGTGTTATGTTAAATTCTTACTCTAATTGTAtgcaaatattcctcaaaacataactattgatagcattttcatgcttttctttatttcatctctctcctcagattaaagccgtgatctgtaccaacacagaatttccTAAGAAATTAAAGATCAAATGCTACTGACACTTCCAAAAAGGGTAGTAGTCCTTCCAAGAGAAAAAGACAGGAATGTGTCAATCTGTTTATTGACacatgtcttaatgtgatgatacatttttttaaatgaaggAATAGACAAATCTAATCGGAAACGTCCAGCcgggaatgctaaagcaaaaaaagtaatgcatgaatgaaagatcaagccctttcacagcagtatATTTCAAAtctgattatatgtctaatttcagtctttaaataataacctgttaaataattcttctttcatttatctagaattgctttagcaaatttgaagttaatatcttaatatcactttctttctagacacaatttatttttccatttccttgtatgtatttccattgatattttaatttagcgcaAATTTCTAGGTCATggcactaggagcgccacttgcgaattgtctccctttttaaggcgacactccggagataaaaatcaatattttggtcattttggcaaatgtttttaatgactgaaattgaaaggattgagtttatctttcttgtcacaaagttatttcattgaattcaaacaatttgtcactttaataatgctttgtttgccagtctgtacacagcagaaatgggcgtgACATCTGCTGAACTGttttgttaggtaatgatgtcgttgtcatgtttccattcaatcaaatatgcctgttctttgcaattacaCATCCATGGGATGGGCCAAAAGCCCCTTCCCCCTCCAACCCTTCTCCCAATATATTTATACAGACTCAAGCTGTAAGATgtaccatatttctgaatgaatttataaagcctgttacggactaatatttcggtactcgactgtcattgagcaacatttGATGCTGTATTCGTATTCCTGATAGTACTACAATAGTGCTgacaactataagttttgttattcttttATGTTTAATCTTCTTTGTGggttctgtggtggtagccagtctgtttacttttgtgaagtatgCGCGCAAGTAATGTCTTGTAGTTTTGTATCAAGATACTGTTGTTATTGAAAGACAGTGTGCTGTAATAACTGATAGCTTGtattcaagggaataaacaatatgcataaacataaatcagccttagctaagtgatgaattgctgaacttttgatagaaaagagatggggatcagctattaccgaacaggagtctccattgaagaaatcagggacaaaaggtcatgaaatgttatcgaaatcagattgttctcatcaggaaagcgttgtatcaacttcaagccatgtaagtccTGCGCCTATACCCAATaatcatgacatgacagaaactacaatccccataaTTTCAACTCAGGAAAggttgcattgtgaaaaacaaaatgcaggtgaatcattttccgttctttggagaaggagaagaaaagacaagcttccagagttaccacTATTCATACAGAATCTGCTAAGAAAGGAAGGTAAGGAAAAACATacggttctggtgacttttaggtaatgaatcaggaaggaaacgtcacttgaactttgctttaattttcccgCCAATTGTAATTTTTACACTTAAATCCCATTTTTTCTCCTATAATattcagccaattgtaacaaaatttttatggtatatgtatcacagctatattaagaaacctgcagaTGGAATtattgattgcagaattttttcaagtagtagtagtccaaaattttagaacatgaaaattacacaaatttagtacgatatatctccttatataaattatgtccAGAAAAAATGATAAGTAAtgcttttaaaagaaatattatctacctaattacaaatttacattaacatgttaattaaatttcatgaaaaaatggaattaaaaatgttaaaaattcaaaacaatttttTTTGAAAAACTGTTGATTGCATATGAATGAAATTTTTGTGATATATctatttttatgtaggtgacattcccacaaagtttcgtgaaaatcaatGCATTAgctaaaaatatctttttatctccggagtgtcaccttaacagggctaaatccagaagtgttgtgtattgtctatactgtatttcGTTGTACGgtactacttcttaaaacaatcaccaccatctcaCCAAGGTGGCATATGTTCAATTTCGATTTCCAGTCAATGCACGTGGTTTAGGTCCCTGAGGTTCGGATTCAATGTCAATGGCTGATGATCTAATGGTTAAATAATATTAAACAAGTATTTTATGCCGGACTAGGTAGCTCATGCAGTAGAgttccttctgagctcaagttggcagttcgatcctggctcagtccgctggtatttggagtgctcagatatgtcagcctcgtgttggtagatttactggcacattaaagaactccagcaggacaaaACTCCGGCTCCTCATCGTCcctgaaaaccatcaaagtagttagtggaatgtaaaaccattattattattacattttgcaACATTATCATtatcccacaaagtttcgtgaaaatccatgcattaggtaaaaatatctttttatctccggagtgtcgccttaatgtgTTCCTCATGTACTGAATTTTAACACAAAtcaatgtaatatttctgagagatgttctgccctttggtaattgaaGAAGGCATTACTATTCGACACCTTGAACCGACGAAAATATTCAATATTTGGGAGTCAGCTttcataacaaaattatttttgatCAGCAAAAagttataaataacataaaatgcaATCTTGACAATTTAGCAAAGAGTCCACTGTTAAGAACAGAGCAAAAGCTCTTGGTTGCAAATCAGTTCATATGGCCTACTCTTATATATCCTCTGCAGAATGTTAATACCACTGAAATTCCGCAGTCCTTCTTAATTCACGTCGAGATCgtgagttcggaccccactgtccgcagccctgaagatggttttctgtggtttcccattttaacaccaggcaaagggtgtaccttaattaaggccactactgtttccttcccacttctagcccttttcctatcccatcatcgccataagacctatccgtgtcggtgcaacgtaaagcaacttgtaaaaaaataaataataatgtcgaCGAGATCGTGAAAAGCACAAAGAAATTCTTCTGTAATGTGCAGACACgccagaaaaccatctttaggactgccgagagtggggttcgaacctacttcttccgaatactggatactggccgaacttaagcgactgcagctatcgagcttggttgaaaaaaaaaaagagtatagcAAATGGTGTGCATTAAGAACTCACGGTAATGGAGCCATCTTCTATTAGGAATACACACCGAGTAATCAATGGATCGACATCAGAGTGGAAAGATGTGCTGAAAATTCAATACAACATGGTTCCTGTACGGGCCTTCCCTGGACGTAGCCGGGATGGAGTCCTCTGTAGACATTGCAGTGCACCTGAAACCCTAGCccatgttcttggttcatgtccacaGGGGAACTTGCTTAAgaatgttaggcacaacagaataagatctagaattgcagcagcattctcaCAGAAAGATTATGAGGTACATGAAGAGGGGCCATGTATTTCTGGCGGTGAAAGCAACTGCACAATATATATAATGGCATTTCACCAAGAAAAGGACTCCGCATATATTCTGGAGCCtaccattagatgtgaggtcgactcCAGTCAGCCAGCAGAAGTAGACGCGGGGAAGCAAATCGtttatgaaccaaccatcagctacttcaacaTCTCCTGTACAAGGGTTGTAGGACTCATaagagcaagaggaaccatatcaaaattcttagttgagtttttcaaaagtgtgggtATTCCCAACAATATGTACTGTGATTTAGCCATCTTGCCATTAAAGGCTCCGTCCAAACtgttagaaatcacctctgtaGTACTGCATATGaaaaggattaactccagaaaactcttcaatatttaaatgttacagggtactttgtcagatttagggcAGCCTGTCATTGTAGgaagaacaaataaataataataataaaaaaggagTTCACATTGTAACTGTTAATGAAGTTTTAAAATAGAATATCCATCAGCCATGAAGAAAATTGTAGTGTGTACTAAGCCATCAATATTATCAACATTCGGGGAGGATAACAATCTAGAAAAAAAAAAGTGCGTTTTTCGAGTTCTGATGGGGATTGATTTCCACCCAACTAACTTTTGAAAAGGAATAATCTACAAATATTATGGTGACCTTAATCAATAATCCTGAAGATGacaaaactgagctcgatagctccagtcgcttaagtgcggccagtatccagtattcgggagatagcgggtttgaaccccactgttggcagtcctgaagatggttttccatggtttcccattttcacaccaggcaaatgctggggctgtaccttaattaaggccagggccacatccttcccactcctagccctttcctgtcccgtcgtcgccataagacctatctgagtcggtgcgatgtaaaacaacttgtaaaaaaagatgaCAAATATATAATTTACACTATGCACTTATTCACTAACACTACTGTTTTCCTTCTTGATTACATATCACTCGGAACATCTATTTTATGCTctaaatattgttttaatattgtgtTTCTTTCTTCTATGAGGTTGTTCTTCCGACGACGTTCCGCTAGTTTCTCCCTCTCAATATCTATCTTCTCTTTCTCCATTTGCAGCTTCTCTCTATGAACAGACTTCATATTACTATAGTATTCCTGTCGATCCTTCCTCATCAGAGCCAAAATGCTGTTTCTTGGTTCTGTTCTTTTTCTTTTGTGGGGTGTCTCCTGATACGTTGGTGGTGAATGACAAAGTAGGCCTACACTGCTGGTTGAGGGTGCATTTTCACACATCGGTTCGGGGATACCGGTATTAATGGAAACATCATCATTATTGCTGGTTACTGGGGAGGCTGGAACAACTTCAAGAGTAGTGTTTGTGGACAATTCTGGTTGAATGTTTTTCTTCTTAGCGAAGACCTCCTTCATTTGCTCCTCATATGCAAAATATTTATGTGTCTTACCTTTATTATTGCTGTCAACAATTTTTTTATAGTTCCGCTCAAGAACCCTCCACCTATTCTCACACTGGGATGGAGTGAAATTAGTTTTTTGTTGTTCGTTCACATTTTTCGCTAAAATTTCCCACAAACGCTTCATATTTCGTATTTCCATGGAACCTATTTTTAAACTGTATATTTTGTAAAAGTCAATCAAAGAACGGGTAGCATGCTCGCTCCAAAATAAAAGTACTTGTCTTTCAGTTTGAGCCTCATTCATCAATAGAAATTCTCCTTGTACTTCCCTGACTGATAGTTGATTACTACCGGTACCTGCAAACAGGAAATGCAGTAAGTGTTATTAAATTCGATTTTAAATATGAAGAGAAACTTATTTTAACGGCGGAGATACTGTAAATGTACAAACCTTCCATCCTGATTACTTTACACAGGCCTGTTTGACAATCAGTTTCCTACGGCtgcaacgtaaaacaaaacaaTTCCTTCAATGCACGTCCTTAAAAGTCTTTCCCGTTGTTGCGCCGAGCAATCAGGTCGACGGGGTGTTCGGCAGCGTTCTTGCAGGATTGGCAAGTATTTGGGGGATGGTTTCAAACTAGTTTCCAATCGAGCATCGCCAGGCTTGCGCAATAATTGCAGTTGGCAACAGTTTTCAAACTGTCACAAATCCTGTGGGTGGTTTTAACtccaggggccctctgaaccgaagaccactacgctgaccattcagtcaagaagctgGATCGGTCATAATATGGATTATAAGTAATAAGCCTGGGAAATAAACGTTCGAAAATTAAAAACTGATTCGACGCTTGTAAAGATATTTGTAGTGATCAAAGAGTAAATCCTTTTCCCAATGTTGGTAGCAGTTTACCGGAAGTCCCGTCGCTTTGTTTTTTGTATTGTATTGCAATTGCACTGTATGGTGCTGTATGGCGTTTTGGTTATAATCACATTATCATTGGTAACAAATTGAGTGATTTAGCCATTTCTTCTGTATTTTGCTTTAGCAGTCCTGTTGAGTGAAATTTTGTTATAGACATTGTTATTTGTCGGAGAGGCAAAGATGACCACCGGTAGAGTGAAAACCAAGCTCGACAAATCTGGAGGTAATAATTATATATTTAGGTTAAGGGACAGTGTCTCACAATACTTTGGTAATTCATTTATTCAGGTGATTCAAAGACAATTCAAGTTTTCTTTTATTGAATTCTTGTGAACAGTAGTACTTGTTTTACTAGTTTAAACCACATAGGGAAAATTGTGGTGATCTTATAAACTTAATTCATCTTTGATTCAGAAATGATGGCATATGGGGAAGCGGCAGTTCGAAATAATGCTGGTATTCTGGAATACTGTCGTACATCAATGGCTGCTCTGTCCGGATCTACTGCTGGATTGCTGGGTCTCACTGGATTCTATGGTTTTGGATTTTATGTGTTTGCTGTTGTAGGCTTATGGGTATGTTCCCTTAAATATTGAATTCATTATAACTATAATCATTAGTCCAGCTCGGGAGGCACTCACGCgtagcgactgtcgtttgtttccttGCTCGCAGCctactcggaaaggatgttctctTGCAGTGCTCagcgctgccaacctctgtacttaggaactatgcttgcttcgcttgcttcgatagctggtggtggtgattattagtttgattcttgctgtggacaagaccattggtctggacggttagaagctgcgaagtggcgttaggcccctagtttcgtgaggaaagacgattggtctggacagttaggattcttgccgtggagaaaaccattggtctggatagttaggattcttgccgtggacaagaccattggtctggtcggttagaagccgcgaagtggcgttaggcccctagtttcctgAGCGCGGCCCTAGCCCTCTACTTTCGTGGACTGGGATGACGACATAAGCGCTATCTATGAGGTCTAGTGTTTCAAATATGAATTACAAGATCTTTGTTTCACTTCCATTGCCGATTGTCGATTGTATTCAATAACACACGTTCCCTACATAATTGTTGCTTCATTATTGATGTAATGGCTGCCTGCGGTGGATGTGTTACTACCTACACCGAATTTGCAATCAAATATCACAGCAATTTAAACAATTTAGTGGAATTGTACCAACGTCACAGTTTGTTGTCGAATAAGACAGTTTGTCAAAAGTGCGGATGTGATGTTCCATTGCATGTGATCAAGTgtggtgaaagaaatgaaaaaattgaatttCAGTGTCAACGAGCCGAACAGGGTGTGAAATGTACTTGGAGAGCTAGTGGGAGAACAGATACTTTCTTTGAAGGCTTTAATTTGAGTTTATTTCAAACTGGTCAGTTTGCTATCCTCTGGTGCCTTTCACCGAAACCCCTGGGTCCTACTGTTAAACTTGAGTTGGGTTTCTGTGGTACAACTGTTGTCGATTGGTCCAACTTCTGTAGGGAGGTCTGCATCGCGTGGGTCGacgataataaaaaaaaaaattggaggaCCCAACTTCGTTGTGGAAATAGACGAAAGCCAGTTCGGGAAAAGAAAGTACGATCGCGGCAGGCGGATAGAAGAGCAGTGCTCTTCGGAGGCGTCGAATGAGAAAACTTCAAAAACTTTTTCGTGGTCCCTGTCGAGAAAAGGGATAAAGCCACGTTACTTGACGTCATTAAAGAGTGGATCTTGCCAGGGACGATAATAATATCAGATTGCTGGAAGGCCTACGACTGTTTGGAGGACGAGGGATTCGTGCACCTCCGCGTGAATCACTCTGTTCAGTTTGTGGACACGAAGAAGAGTGGTCACGTAAATAGGGGGAACAGGAGGGTGATGCCCATCAATCGCCCTACCGTGCACACGCAGAATATTGAAAACCGGAGGTGTTATCAGAAGCACGGGAGCTACTCGGTTCCGGGATTCGGCAGGAGGAAACGATTTTTCCACGGCTATCTTGCCGAATCTCTCTTTAAGAGCTCGTTCCCCTTAAACGCCCGGGTGCACGAATTCCTCAAGGCTGCAGCAACCCTCTACCTTCTTCTACATTAAGACAAGTTTCACGTATCTTTATTGctgttctgtattgtacattgttttcttcacatgttacatttacttgcgcttttattgtgctgcggttggtaacgcgTTATGATGAAGTTCCTTctcgggaaggagatcacgtgccagtttacattggccaataggaatacaagaagctacttgagaaatgaatatggcgtgtaataatcttaattaggttataaaagtaaatgtagtttttggggtgggttggtgggttcctggacatcgcaatgaacacatctctcctctcggATGCTCTCCAAGTTagattgcattaatttccactcacttataacATTACAGATGTAGTGCCTCCCGGGCTGGATTAATACCTAACTATAGAGTGATCTGTGAAATACAGATAACCATTATTGCTTGGACTCCATGAAAAATAACTTGCAATCTAGGCCTACTTTCTTACAGACATGACGAGTCTGTAAAATGGAAATTGGATTTGGACCTCACGTAGGTAGACCACTGTTTTCTGGACACACTCTGTGCCAAGGATTTCACTGTTTGACCTGTAAAGCATCAGTTATCATTATCAACTATCAAATAAATTTCATTTTAGTTTatcgtcccagtaactacttttacagttttcagagacagcAAGGGACCAGAATTTTGTGCCACAGGagttatgtgccagtaaatgtgcCGACAcagtgatgtatttgagcacccttaAATACCACCAAACCGAGCCAAGATtgacctgccaacttggactcagaaggtcaGCTGTTTTTCTCAGGGCAGAGTTTTACAAAGAAGGCCGCAAGGATTAGTAACGTGAGCCACTACTAGGTGGCGCACGCGAGTTCACTGGCCCACTAGTAGTGCTGAGAAGGAGCaccgagaggaacgacaatgctgccaactgtttgCTG
The Anabrus simplex isolate iqAnaSimp1 chromosome 3, ASM4041472v1, whole genome shotgun sequence genome window above contains:
- the EMC6 gene encoding ER membrane protein complex subunit 6 isoform X2, translated to MTTGRVKTKLDKSGEMMAYGEAAVRNNAGILEYCRTSMAALSGSTAGLLGLTGFYGFGFYVFAVVGLWCLILLKAGSHWEKYFISRRALLTNGFFSGLFTYVLFWTFLYGMVHVY
- the EMC6 gene encoding ER membrane protein complex subunit 6 isoform X1, with the protein product MTTGRVKTKLDKSGEMMAYGEAAVRNNAGILEYCRTSMAALSGSTAGLLGLTGFYGFGFYVFAVVGLWCLILLKAGSHWEKYFISRRALLTNGFFSGLFTYVLFWTYPFLLNSAVVDLWNLRRRRFHSFKTS